In a genomic window of Telopea speciosissima isolate NSW1024214 ecotype Mountain lineage chromosome 5, Tspe_v1, whole genome shotgun sequence:
- the LOC122661737 gene encoding protein NONRESPONDING TO OXYLIPINS 2, mitochondrial-like isoform X5 encodes MAWRSGSLSRSLMSAARASSLRSTPSLPRLRPPSLAAPRLQSRRFSLSTRTMGELGCTQSLLPLHSVVAAARLTSHLAVNARACCELSQGT; translated from the exons ATGGCTTGGCGCAGCGGATCGCTTTCGAGATCGTTGATGTCTGCTGCAAGAGCTTCTTCACTCCGGTCTACACCGTCTCTCCCACGCCTCCGTCCTCCATCACTTGCCGCCCCTCGCCTTCAATCTCGTCGATTTTCCTTGTCTACCAG GACTATGGGAGAGTTAGGATGCACGCAATCGCTACTGCCGCTGCACAGTGTGGTCGCTGCAGCCCGCCTCACATCGCATCTCGCTGTCAATGCGCGTGCATGCTGTGAGCTGTCTCAGG GTACTTGA
- the LOC122661737 gene encoding protein NONRESPONDING TO OXYLIPINS 2, mitochondrial-like isoform X4 — translation MAWRSGSLSRSLMSAARASSLRSTPSLPRLRPPSLAAPRLQSRRFSLSTRTMGELGCTQSLLPLHSVVAAARLTSHLAVNARACCELSQGRSGKDG, via the exons ATGGCTTGGCGCAGCGGATCGCTTTCGAGATCGTTGATGTCTGCTGCAAGAGCTTCTTCACTCCGGTCTACACCGTCTCTCCCACGCCTCCGTCCTCCATCACTTGCCGCCCCTCGCCTTCAATCTCGTCGATTTTCCTTGTCTACCAG GACTATGGGAGAGTTAGGATGCACGCAATCGCTACTGCCGCTGCACAGTGTGGTCGCTGCAGCCCGCCTCACATCGCATCTCGCTGTCAATGCGCGTGCATGCTGTGAGCTGTCTCAGG GGAGGAGTGGAAAAGATGGGTGA
- the LOC122661737 gene encoding protein NONRESPONDING TO OXYLIPINS 2, mitochondrial-like isoform X1 has product MAWRSGSLSRSLMSAARASSLRSTPSLPRLRPPSLAAPRLQSRRFSLSTRTMGELGCTQSLLPLHSVVAAARLTSHLAVNARACCELSQGVEKMGDWRGCQASEDRTIRPYRRYLNGLGCLISTVSANMFLGSNRLLNRVEASPL; this is encoded by the exons ATGGCTTGGCGCAGCGGATCGCTTTCGAGATCGTTGATGTCTGCTGCAAGAGCTTCTTCACTCCGGTCTACACCGTCTCTCCCACGCCTCCGTCCTCCATCACTTGCCGCCCCTCGCCTTCAATCTCGTCGATTTTCCTTGTCTACCAG GACTATGGGAGAGTTAGGATGCACGCAATCGCTACTGCCGCTGCACAGTGTGGTCGCTGCAGCCCGCCTCACATCGCATCTCGCTGTCAATGCGCGTGCATGCTGTGAGCTGTCTCAGG GAGTGGAAAAGATGGGTGATTGGCGAGGCTGTCAAGCATCGGAAGACAGGACAATAAGGCCATATCGTAG GTACTTGAATGGGCTGGGCTGTCTGATCAGCACAGTGAGTGCTAATATGTTTTTGGGCAGTAATAGATTGTTGAATCGTGTGGAAGCTTCTCCTTTATAG
- the LOC122661737 gene encoding protein NONRESPONDING TO OXYLIPINS 2, mitochondrial-like isoform X2, producing MAWRSGSLSRSLMSAARASSLRSTPSLPRLRPPSLAAPRLQSRRFSLSTRTMGELGCTQSLLPLHSVVAAARLTSHLAVNARACCELSQGVEKMGDWRGCQASEDRTIRPYRT from the exons ATGGCTTGGCGCAGCGGATCGCTTTCGAGATCGTTGATGTCTGCTGCAAGAGCTTCTTCACTCCGGTCTACACCGTCTCTCCCACGCCTCCGTCCTCCATCACTTGCCGCCCCTCGCCTTCAATCTCGTCGATTTTCCTTGTCTACCAG GACTATGGGAGAGTTAGGATGCACGCAATCGCTACTGCCGCTGCACAGTGTGGTCGCTGCAGCCCGCCTCACATCGCATCTCGCTGTCAATGCGCGTGCATGCTGTGAGCTGTCTCAGG GAGTGGAAAAGATGGGTGATTGGCGAGGCTGTCAAGCATCGGAAGACAGGACAATAAGGCCATATC GTACTTGA
- the LOC122661737 gene encoding protein NONRESPONDING TO OXYLIPINS 2, mitochondrial-like isoform X3, whose protein sequence is MAWRSGSLSRSLMSAARASSLRSTPSLPRLRPPSLAAPRLQSRRFSLSTRTMGELGCTQSLLPLHSVVAAARLTSHLAVNARACCELSQGTFCRTCQDR, encoded by the exons ATGGCTTGGCGCAGCGGATCGCTTTCGAGATCGTTGATGTCTGCTGCAAGAGCTTCTTCACTCCGGTCTACACCGTCTCTCCCACGCCTCCGTCCTCCATCACTTGCCGCCCCTCGCCTTCAATCTCGTCGATTTTCCTTGTCTACCAG GACTATGGGAGAGTTAGGATGCACGCAATCGCTACTGCCGCTGCACAGTGTGGTCGCTGCAGCCCGCCTCACATCGCATCTCGCTGTCAATGCGCGTGCATGCTGTGAGCTGTCTCAGGGTACCTTCTGCCGTACTTGTCAAGATCGCTAG